The following proteins come from a genomic window of Mammaliicoccus sp. Marseille-Q6498:
- a CDS encoding YqgQ family protein, whose amino-acid sequence MENLYDVQQLLKKFGYIIYFKDEEDRLEMMEQEIKAMYKAMLISKETFLQARLIINQRRIENK is encoded by the coding sequence ATGGAAAATTTATATGATGTACAGCAGTTGTTAAAGAAATTTGGCTACATTATTTATTTTAAAGATGAAGAAGATAGACTTGAAATGATGGAACAAGAAATTAAAGCGATGTATAAAGCGATGTTAATTTCAAAAGAGACATTTTTACAAGCAAGGTTAATAATTAATCAGAGAAGGATTGAAAACAAATGA
- a CDS encoding ROK family glucokinase — MTHILSADIGGTTCKLGIFDESLNIVEKWEITTNKTGEGILENIYESFAGHLKRRNIDIDKVIGMGIGVPGPIDFENGVVNGAVNLNWTGNIEVRKHMQEYFNGPVYVDNDANVATLGEKFKGAGQNESDVVCITLGTGVGGGIVSNDELLHGHNGSAAEIGHFVVDQKKRFQCNCGMKGCLETVASATGVVNLVHHYYPNINLKSSIHDLISCKNVTAKDVFDAAKDGDEFSRFIIDKVAGYIAYAASVISVMSNPKYIIIGGGVSKAGDILINYIIKHYKKMTFRPAQEDTHIVVAKLGNEAGIIGAAGLIKTYVIEKEEA; from the coding sequence ATGACACATATTTTATCAGCAGACATTGGTGGGACAACATGTAAGTTAGGTATATTTGATGAATCATTAAATATCGTTGAAAAATGGGAAATTACAACGAACAAAACTGGAGAAGGTATTTTAGAAAATATTTACGAATCTTTCGCTGGTCATTTAAAAAGAAGAAATATAGATATAGATAAAGTTATCGGTATGGGTATAGGCGTTCCAGGTCCAATTGATTTTGAAAACGGCGTTGTAAATGGTGCAGTCAATTTGAACTGGACTGGTAATATTGAAGTAAGAAAGCATATGCAAGAATATTTTAATGGTCCAGTTTATGTTGATAACGATGCAAATGTAGCTACTTTAGGTGAAAAATTTAAAGGAGCTGGACAAAATGAAAGTGACGTCGTTTGTATTACACTAGGAACAGGTGTAGGCGGCGGAATTGTATCTAACGACGAATTATTACATGGCCATAATGGTTCTGCAGCTGAAATCGGACATTTTGTAGTGGATCAAAAGAAAAGATTTCAATGTAATTGCGGAATGAAAGGTTGTTTAGAGACGGTTGCATCTGCAACAGGCGTAGTGAATTTAGTTCATCATTATTATCCAAACATCAACTTAAAATCTAGTATTCATGATTTAATATCATGTAAAAATGTTACTGCGAAAGACGTATTTGATGCTGCAAAAGATGGCGATGAATTTAGTAGATTTATTATAGATAAAGTTGCTGGATATATTGCTTATGCAGCAAGTGTTATTAGTGTCATGAGTAATCCGAAATATATTATAATTGGTGGCGGCGTGAGTAAAGCTGGCGATATTCTAATCAATTATATAATTAAACATTATAAAAAAATGACTTTTAGACCTGCACAAGAAGATACACATATTGTTGTTGCGAAATTAGGTAATGAAGCAGGAATAATTGGTGCAGCAGGTTTAATTAAAACATACGTAATTGAGAAGGAGGAAGCATAA
- a CDS encoding MTH1187 family thiamine-binding protein produces MAIVDVVVIPVGTEGPSVSEYIADIQLILEKHKEAGKIDFQLTPMNTLIEGDLQDLFTVIQEIHESPFNKGLDRVCTNIRIDDRRDKSRKMNEKLDSVNKHLNK; encoded by the coding sequence ATGGCAATAGTTGACGTAGTAGTGATTCCGGTTGGAACTGAAGGACCAAGTGTGAGTGAATATATTGCAGATATACAGCTGATTTTAGAAAAACATAAAGAAGCTGGAAAGATAGACTTTCAACTAACCCCAATGAATACATTAATTGAAGGCGATCTTCAAGATTTATTTACTGTAATTCAAGAAATTCATGAAAGCCCATTTAATAAAGGGTTAGATAGAGTTTGTACCAATATTAGAATTGATGACAGAAGAGATAAATCTAGAAAAATGAACGAAAAATTAGATTCTGTTAATAAGCATTTAAACAAATAA
- a CDS encoding DUF2759 domain-containing protein, whose protein sequence is MPFIDTGELFDLFGVKIHIGVNIFSLLMLAVFILGIFGLISAFKNKNVLGILFGAITVVAFGFFSLATIFTYGYPILHH, encoded by the coding sequence ATGCCATTTATCGACACAGGTGAACTATTCGATTTATTTGGAGTGAAAATTCACATCGGTGTTAATATCTTTTCATTATTAATGCTAGCTGTATTTATACTCGGAATATTTGGTTTGATATCAGCATTCAAAAACAAAAATGTTTTAGGCATTCTTTTTGGTGCAATTACTGTAGTAGCATTTGGTTTCTTCTCATTAGCTACAATCTTTACTTATGGATATCCAATTTTACATCATTAA
- a CDS encoding MBL fold metallo-hydrolase, whose translation MKVHIYPLGLLETNCYIIEGEQELLIIDPGDNGQFINERIKAFNKKLSAILLTHAHFDHIGGIDEVVKEHDVKVYVHKIEKSWLTDTAKNGSKQFSAHGLPQVVQHSVPTEIDEGSHVIGEFEFESLFTPGHSPGSLSYVFDDFAVVGDTLFKGGIGRTDLYRGDTETLINSIEEKLLELDPSTTVFPGHGPDTTIGEEEMSNPYLNGFS comes from the coding sequence ATGAAAGTACATATATATCCTTTAGGACTACTAGAAACAAATTGTTATATAATCGAAGGAGAACAAGAATTATTAATCATTGATCCGGGAGATAACGGACAGTTTATAAATGAACGTATTAAAGCTTTTAATAAAAAATTAAGTGCTATTTTATTAACACATGCACACTTTGATCATATAGGTGGAATTGATGAAGTAGTTAAAGAACATGATGTGAAAGTATATGTTCATAAAATAGAGAAATCATGGTTAACAGATACTGCAAAGAATGGTTCAAAACAATTTTCAGCTCATGGGTTACCTCAAGTTGTACAACATTCAGTACCAACAGAAATAGATGAAGGTAGCCATGTAATCGGGGAATTCGAATTTGAATCACTGTTTACACCAGGTCATTCACCAGGAAGTCTTAGTTATGTTTTTGATGATTTTGCTGTAGTAGGTGACACATTATTTAAAGGCGGTATTGGTAGAACAGATTTATATCGAGGAGATACTGAAACGTTAATCAATTCAATTGAAGAAAAATTATTAGAATTAGATCCTTCAACTACTGTATTTCCAGGTCATGGTCCGGATACGACAATTGGTGAAGAAGAAATGTCAAATCCATATTTAAATGGTTTTAGTTAA
- a CDS encoding DUF2626 domain-containing protein: MDKVFKTLGFWTAIFATMFYVGGMDMMAYFFVAQTGFFVLLGYLKLTERMYMYIFALYLVVCFVGFTYYSTFLLEPSFGHHE; encoded by the coding sequence ATGGATAAAGTTTTTAAAACTCTAGGCTTCTGGACTGCTATATTTGCTACTATGTTTTATGTCGGTGGGATGGATATGATGGCATATTTCTTCGTAGCTCAAACAGGCTTTTTCGTATTATTGGGGTACTTAAAGCTAACAGAAAGAATGTATATGTATATATTCGCTTTATATTTAGTCGTATGTTTCGTTGGATTTACGTATTATTCTACATTCTTATTAGAACCAAGTTTCGGACATCACGAATAA
- the comGA gene encoding competence type IV pilus ATPase ComGA, translating into METLFKTIINDATISNATDIHFIPEKDDSIIVQMRVNGDNHLYDIHLDTQLYNRLLIYMKFISQLDVSERNKAQSGQFIYEGTINLYLRISTIPLSLGIESCSIRLTPQFFDGERMESRNQDFETIRNEMYQSEGLFLFTGPTGSGKSTLMYELLYDLKHNLNKHIITIEDPVEQTLDGVVQVSVNEKANITYQNSFKAILRCDPDVIMIGEIRDEITAKQVIQASLSGHLILSTMHARDNLGAIYRLLELGITNEQIKQGIACIANQRLVKQELGERLREMSYIFSHDINAYLAESANE; encoded by the coding sequence ATGGAAACTTTATTTAAAACTATTATTAACGATGCTACTATTTCAAACGCAACTGATATTCATTTTATACCTGAGAAGGATGACAGCATTATAGTTCAAATGAGGGTGAATGGTGATAATCATTTATATGACATTCATCTTGATACACAATTATATAATCGTTTATTAATTTATATGAAGTTCATTTCTCAGTTAGATGTGAGTGAAAGAAACAAAGCTCAAAGTGGACAATTTATTTACGAGGGAACTATCAATTTATATTTAAGAATTTCTACTATACCTCTTAGTTTAGGCATCGAGTCTTGTTCTATTAGGTTAACGCCACAATTTTTTGATGGAGAAAGAATGGAAAGTCGTAACCAAGATTTTGAAACGATTAGAAATGAAATGTATCAGTCAGAAGGGTTATTTCTATTTACTGGTCCTACAGGTTCAGGCAAATCAACATTGATGTATGAATTACTTTATGATTTAAAGCACAATTTGAACAAACACATTATTACGATTGAAGATCCCGTCGAACAAACATTAGATGGCGTTGTTCAAGTATCAGTTAATGAGAAAGCAAATATTACTTATCAAAATTCATTTAAAGCGATTCTAAGATGCGACCCTGATGTCATTATGATTGGTGAGATAAGAGATGAAATAACAGCTAAACAAGTTATTCAAGCGAGCCTAAGTGGACATCTTATACTCTCAACGATGCACGCTAGAGATAATTTAGGCGCCATTTATAGATTATTAGAACTTGGCATAACTAATGAACAAATTAAGCAAGGCATTGCTTGTATTGCGAATCAAAGATTAGTTAAACAAGAATTAGGAGAGCGATTAAGAGAAATGTCCTATATATTTAGTCATGATATTAATGCTTATTTGGCGGAGAGTGCTAATGAATAA
- the comGB gene encoding competence type IV pilus assembly protein ComGB, with product MNKGCILKKDNVLFLSRLSDMLKQGFTLMECIQLLSDQFPQLNKNQINSKLVEIVRNTGQLHEILTYLNYPQVIITQIYFGEQYGNLIETIDHSIMYLKKIEEVRGKFIKTIQYPALLFFIFFMLLIAVNQTIIPQFSEIYQSMNVEISTSLKILTIIFSYLPTTIISTFLLLLLIILLIYLNYTGRDVSKKIVFFNKIPIINAYVSMYRSYRLSRDFSFFIQNGINLHKIIEIYMFQTKDELLKYIGLFINRSMESGDAFPDAIKNLGCFDNTLIHYIKHGENKSKLDLELYYFSIFMLDKLEKTIIQHLKWIQPIVFGTLALLIVTLYLIIILPMLQMVEGIK from the coding sequence ATGAATAAAGGGTGTATTTTAAAAAAGGATAACGTTTTATTTCTATCTCGATTATCAGATATGTTGAAACAAGGTTTTACATTGATGGAATGCATTCAATTGCTATCAGACCAATTTCCACAACTCAATAAAAATCAAATCAATTCTAAACTAGTTGAAATAGTGAGAAATACAGGACAATTACACGAAATACTAACTTATCTCAATTACCCTCAAGTTATCATAACGCAAATATATTTTGGAGAACAATATGGAAATTTAATAGAGACAATTGATCATTCCATAATGTATTTGAAGAAGATAGAAGAAGTGAGAGGAAAGTTTATTAAAACAATACAATATCCAGCACTATTATTTTTTATATTTTTTATGTTACTTATAGCTGTAAATCAAACAATCATTCCACAATTTAGTGAAATTTATCAGTCAATGAATGTAGAGATTTCTACATCTTTGAAGATATTAACCATCATATTCTCATATTTACCAACAACGATCATATCCACATTTTTATTACTACTACTTATAATACTTTTAATTTATTTAAATTACACAGGAAGAGATGTTTCTAAAAAGATTGTCTTTTTTAATAAGATACCAATTATAAACGCTTATGTTTCTATGTATCGCTCCTATAGACTTTCAAGAGATTTTTCATTTTTTATTCAAAATGGTATTAATCTTCATAAAATCATTGAAATATATATGTTTCAAACAAAAGATGAATTGCTGAAATATATTGGCTTATTTATCAATCGTTCGATGGAATCTGGAGATGCATTTCCTGATGCTATTAAAAATTTAGGATGTTTTGATAATACGTTAATACATTATATAAAACATGGAGAAAACAAATCGAAATTAGATTTAGAGCTATATTACTTTAGTATCTTTATGCTCGATAAATTAGAAAAAACGATCATTCAACATTTGAAATGGATTCAACCCATTGTTTTTGGAACATTAGCATTACTAATCGTCACATTATATTTAATTATTATATTACCGATGCTTCAAATGGTTGAAGGAATAAAATGA
- the comGC gene encoding competence type IV pilus major pilin ComGC, with product MNKFKFLKKDEGFTLIEMLIVLLIISILLIIIIPNISKQSETVKTTGCKAQVKMVAGQVEAYTLKHDAKPSSINDLVNEGYINEKQLTCKSGESISIQNGEVVSN from the coding sequence ATGAACAAATTTAAATTTTTAAAAAAAGATGAAGGTTTTACTTTAATCGAGATGCTAATCGTACTTTTAATTATCAGTATACTGTTGATTATTATTATACCTAACATTAGCAAACAGTCTGAAACTGTTAAAACTACAGGCTGTAAGGCACAAGTTAAAATGGTTGCTGGTCAAGTTGAAGCTTACACGCTGAAACATGATGCGAAACCAAGTTCTATAAATGATTTAGTTAACGAGGGATATATAAATGAAAAACAGTTAACGTGTAAATCTGGAGAAAGCATTTCAATTCAAAACGGAGAAGTTGTTTCGAATTAA
- the comGD gene encoding competence type IV pilus minor pilin ComGD: MCNKGFTLIEMIFVMFILSLIILITMNVTVNSVDKVGLTNGIADFETKLEYLETKSLSTKKPILVWFKPDADKIFYQIEKNNIQTLSLYKGRISNDNKFNTLVFDGEGNTNQFGTLKLNFNNKNYKVVFRIEKGRYKIVEEQ; encoded by the coding sequence ATGTGTAATAAAGGTTTTACTTTAATCGAAATGATTTTTGTAATGTTTATACTGAGTTTGATTATATTAATAACGATGAATGTAACAGTAAATTCTGTAGATAAAGTAGGTTTGACGAATGGCATAGCCGATTTTGAAACTAAATTAGAATATTTGGAGACAAAATCGCTTTCGACTAAAAAGCCTATATTAGTTTGGTTTAAGCCAGATGCAGATAAAATATTTTATCAAATTGAGAAAAACAATATACAAACACTAAGTTTATATAAAGGTCGCATATCAAATGACAATAAATTTAATACATTAGTGTTTGATGGTGAGGGCAATACTAATCAGTTCGGTACATTAAAACTCAATTTCAATAATAAGAATTATAAAGTTGTATTTCGTATTGAAAAAGGGAGATATAAAATTGTTGAAGAACAATAA
- the comGE gene encoding competence type IV pilus minor pilin ComGE produces the protein MKNNKGYVLIDLMLSIFIIILLGGTLLPLVSTLNKNLEKQHKQIKLYQTLYQTVQSKDHQYKFDINKTKYINTNEKICLEDVINHEKVCIQK, from the coding sequence TTGAAGAACAATAAAGGTTATGTACTGATTGATTTAATGCTCTCAATTTTTATCATTATATTGTTAGGTGGTACATTATTACCATTAGTTTCAACGTTGAATAAAAATTTAGAAAAACAGCATAAACAAATTAAACTCTATCAAACACTTTATCAAACTGTTCAATCGAAAGATCACCAATACAAATTTGATATTAATAAAACGAAGTATATTAACACTAATGAAAAAATATGTTTGGAAGATGTAATAAATCATGAGAAAGTTTGTATTCAAAAATAA
- the comGF gene encoding competence type IV pilus minor pilin ComGF, with protein MRKFVFKNNNGFTMIEMLLSLSFLLIILVLIPLLIKSIYVFKENAFNHSDYEMIMFRKDLADESKDTKIDINDFHRKIKFSRGNSSVEYTLMNSKIYKSINGKGNITLLNNVENFKLRRINENSILINIDIRTGGKIIHEEIYI; from the coding sequence ATGAGAAAGTTTGTATTCAAAAATAATAATGGATTCACTATGATAGAAATGCTTTTATCTTTATCTTTTTTGTTGATCATTCTTGTTTTAATACCGTTGTTAATAAAAAGTATTTATGTATTTAAGGAAAATGCGTTTAATCATAGTGATTATGAAATGATAATGTTTCGAAAAGACTTAGCAGATGAAAGTAAAGATACTAAAATCGATATTAATGATTTCCATCGTAAAATTAAATTCTCTCGCGGCAATTCGTCAGTAGAATATACTTTGATGAATTCCAAAATATATAAAAGTATAAACGGTAAAGGAAACATAACACTATTAAATAACGTAGAAAACTTTAAATTAAGAAGAATCAATGAAAATTCGATTCTTATCAATATTGACATTAGAACAGGAGGTAAAATCATACATGAAGAAATATACATTTAA
- a CDS encoding shikimate kinase codes for MSIVLVGFMGVGKTTIGRVLSDHYNIPLVDIDSYIVETTQLTIPEIFEKYGEQHFRNLEMQSLKEWLDKDVIISTGGGILDSELSKEILRGNQNTFWLKCDVEILYNRIKLDQNRPNANGKSLKELKALYSKRELSYNEIAFKQIDADRPIEVVANEIIKSLNANIFCE; via the coding sequence ATGTCAATAGTGTTAGTTGGTTTTATGGGTGTTGGCAAAACTACTATAGGGCGCGTTTTAAGCGACCATTATAATATTCCGTTAGTAGATATAGATTCATACATTGTTGAAACGACACAACTCACCATTCCTGAAATATTTGAAAAGTACGGTGAACAGCATTTTAGAAATTTAGAAATGCAATCGTTGAAAGAATGGTTAGATAAGGATGTTATTATTTCAACTGGTGGTGGAATTTTAGACTCAGAGTTATCTAAAGAGATTTTAAGAGGAAACCAAAATACCTTTTGGTTAAAGTGTGACGTTGAGATTCTATATAATAGAATTAAACTCGATCAAAATAGACCAAATGCGAATGGGAAATCTTTAAAAGAATTAAAAGCCTTGTATTCAAAACGAGAATTAAGTTATAATGAAATCGCATTCAAACAAATAGATGCAGATAGACCTATAGAAGTCGTTGCAAACGAGATTATAAAATCTTTAAATGCAAATATATTTTGCGAATGA
- the gcvT gene encoding glycine cleavage system aminomethyltransferase GcvT, translated as MSTELKKTPLYQTYVDQGAKVIDFSGWALPVQFSSIKEEHNAVRNEVGIFDVSHMGEILVTGEDAFKFVQYVLTNDVSNLTETKAQYTTLCNDLGGVIDDLVVYKLADSVYLLVVNAGNSDKDFEWLKHIDGYSVNVENKSSEYGQLAIQGPKARDIIQNLVDLDVSDMKMFEFKQDVKLFGKDVILSQSGYTGEDGFEVYCKAEDTKEIWDGFINEGVTPCGLGARDTLRLEAALPLHGQDLSEDITPYEAGIGFAVKPLIEEDFIGKSVLKDQKENGTKRKSIGIEMIEKGIARTDYEILDLDGNKIGYVTSGTQSPSTGKSIAMGLIEKDAFELEKEILIQVRKRQVKAKIVKKSSFKS; from the coding sequence ATGTCTACTGAATTAAAGAAAACGCCATTGTATCAAACTTATGTTGATCAAGGTGCAAAAGTTATTGATTTTTCAGGCTGGGCTTTACCAGTTCAATTTTCAAGCATTAAAGAAGAACATAATGCAGTTAGAAACGAAGTAGGTATTTTCGATGTTAGTCACATGGGAGAAATTTTAGTAACTGGGGAAGATGCATTTAAATTTGTTCAATATGTTTTAACTAATGATGTTTCAAATTTAACTGAAACTAAAGCACAATATACAACACTTTGTAATGATTTAGGTGGCGTTATTGATGACTTAGTTGTTTATAAATTAGCAGATTCAGTTTACTTATTAGTTGTAAATGCAGGAAATAGTGATAAAGATTTTGAATGGCTGAAACACATTGATGGATACAGTGTAAATGTAGAAAACAAGTCTTCTGAATATGGTCAATTAGCTATCCAAGGACCTAAAGCAAGAGATATTATTCAAAACTTAGTTGACCTTGATGTTAGCGATATGAAAATGTTTGAATTCAAACAAGATGTTAAATTGTTTGGAAAAGACGTTATTTTATCACAATCTGGTTACACAGGTGAAGATGGTTTTGAAGTATATTGTAAAGCTGAGGATACTAAAGAAATTTGGGATGGTTTCATAAATGAAGGTGTAACACCATGTGGATTAGGTGCACGTGATACTTTAAGATTAGAAGCTGCTTTACCATTGCATGGACAAGACTTATCTGAAGACATCACGCCTTATGAAGCGGGTATTGGATTTGCAGTTAAGCCATTAATTGAAGAAGACTTCATAGGTAAATCTGTATTAAAAGATCAAAAAGAAAACGGCACTAAAAGAAAATCAATCGGTATTGAAATGATTGAAAAAGGAATTGCTAGAACTGATTACGAAATACTTGATTTAGATGGTAATAAAATTGGTTACGTTACGTCAGGTACGCAATCACCATCTACAGGAAAATCTATCGCAATGGGCTTAATAGAGAAAGACGCGTTCGAACTTGAAAAAGAAATTTTAATTCAAGTCAGAAAAAGACAAGTCAAAGCAAAAATCGTTAAAAAATCATCTTTTAAATCATAG
- the gcvPA gene encoding aminomethyl-transferring glycine dehydrogenase subunit GcvPA, which translates to MGHRYIPLTEKDKSEMLDVIGVKSVDELFTDIPESVRFDQPLKIKEKKSETTLLRELSKIANKNITSETHASFLGAGVYDHYIPTVVDHVISRSEFYTAYTPYQPEISQGELQAIFEFQTLICELTGMDVANSSMYDGGTAFAEAAVLAAGHTKKKKVIVSKSVHYQSVEVLKTYTKAQDIEVVEVDLDGTVTDLEKLKAAIDDDTAAVCVQYPNFFGSLEDLEAIQQLIEDKKALFIVSSNPLALGLITPPGDFGADIVVGDAQVFGIPAQYGGPHCGYFASTKKLMRKLPGRLVGQTQDDKGNRGFVLTLQAREQHIRRDKATSNICSNQALNALAASVCMSALGKNGVYEMAELNMENTNYMKNKMKEKGFEVLDGISFNEFVVKFDQPILDINEKLLQEGFIGGFDLGFVDHNLKNHMLIAVTELRTKDEIDTFIEKVGEYNA; encoded by the coding sequence ATGGGTCATCGTTATATTCCTTTAACTGAAAAGGATAAATCAGAAATGTTAGATGTAATTGGTGTAAAGTCAGTAGATGAATTATTTACTGATATACCAGAATCCGTAAGATTCGATCAACCTTTAAAGATTAAAGAAAAGAAATCAGAAACGACTTTATTAAGAGAATTATCAAAGATAGCTAATAAAAATATTACGAGTGAGACACATGCTTCATTTTTAGGCGCGGGTGTTTACGATCACTATATTCCAACTGTTGTAGATCATGTTATTTCAAGATCAGAATTTTACACAGCTTACACACCTTACCAACCTGAGATTTCTCAAGGTGAATTACAAGCAATTTTTGAATTTCAAACTTTGATTTGTGAATTAACGGGAATGGATGTTGCCAATTCTTCAATGTACGATGGGGGAACAGCTTTTGCTGAAGCGGCTGTATTAGCTGCTGGTCATACTAAGAAGAAAAAAGTAATCGTATCTAAATCTGTTCATTATCAATCTGTGGAAGTATTAAAAACATATACAAAAGCTCAAGATATTGAAGTTGTTGAAGTAGATTTAGATGGAACAGTAACGGATTTAGAAAAATTAAAAGCTGCTATAGACGATGATACAGCTGCAGTTTGTGTTCAATATCCAAACTTCTTTGGTTCATTAGAAGATTTAGAAGCTATTCAACAATTAATAGAAGATAAAAAAGCATTGTTTATTGTCTCAAGTAATCCTTTAGCTTTAGGTTTGATTACACCACCAGGAGATTTTGGTGCAGATATCGTAGTTGGTGATGCGCAAGTATTCGGTATTCCAGCACAATACGGTGGACCACATTGTGGATACTTTGCTTCAACTAAGAAATTGATGCGTAAATTACCTGGTCGTTTAGTAGGACAAACGCAAGACGATAAAGGAAATAGAGGCTTTGTATTAACATTACAAGCTCGTGAACAACATATTAGAAGAGATAAAGCGACATCAAATATTTGTTCGAATCAAGCGTTAAATGCATTAGCTGCTTCAGTTTGTATGAGTGCGCTTGGTAAAAATGGCGTTTACGAAATGGCAGAATTAAACATGGAAAATACAAACTATATGAAGAATAAAATGAAAGAAAAAGGTTTTGAAGTACTTGATGGTATTTCATTTAACGAATTTGTAGTTAAATTTGATCAACCTATTTTAGACATTAATGAAAAATTATTGCAAGAAGGATTTATAGGTGGTTTTGACTTAGGTTTTGTAGATCATAATTTAAAAAATCATATGTTAATTGCTGTTACAGAATTAAGAACTAAAGATGAGATTGATACATTTATTGAAAAAGTAGGTGAATATAATGCGTAA